One genomic window of Daphnia pulex isolate KAP4 chromosome 10, ASM2113471v1 includes the following:
- the LOC124203891 gene encoding uncharacterized protein LOC124203891, which translates to MSRSISMVFYCFLLASLAMATMGQNRFAMHDLTLMKNLNSYPHGVHPYFNYYYYNHQPFAENVQRQDIFAKDNNDLKGKSEAIARQVSLISLLGLDTILASFGLCPTTSG; encoded by the exons ATGTCCCGTTCAATCAGCATGGTATTTTACTGCTTCCTTCTTGCTTCTCTGGCGATGGCAACCATGGGCCAAAATCGATTTGCAATGCATGATTTAACACTGATGAAGAATTTAAATTCCTATCCGCATGGTGTTCACCCTTATTTCAACTACTACTATTACAACCATCAACCGTTTGCTGAAAATGTTCAACGCCaag atatttttgcCAAGGACAATAATGATCTGAAAGGAAAATCTGAAGCTATTGCCAGACAAGTTTCGCTTATAAGCCTCCTGGGCTTGGACACCATCTTAGCTTCATTCG GCCTATGTCCAACAACATCAGGATGA